The following nucleotide sequence is from Puntigrus tetrazona isolate hp1 chromosome 12, ASM1883169v1, whole genome shotgun sequence.
AAGATTGTGTCGTTGTATTACAAGAGAAAAAGTTTATAGAACTTTATAAGTTGTGAAAAATTTGCCTGCATCATTAGATAGAAACAAATGCAGAAGAAATCTCGAATTGTTTAACATTAGCTATATTCAAGTTTTGAGACATTTTCGTGGTGGATCGTTAAAGATGATAATAAACTCGTTAATATGTTAAATGTTCCTATGCATATCATATTCAAAGCCTATGCAATTAAAAGGCTACTCAATTACTAAACGCAAATAAGCTTAAATATGATAGAAATACATACAGTTTTCACAGCTGAGGACAAAGCGCCTCCTAAATTGTCGTTCACTTCAAAAGACCATTCGtgtattaaatcaaacaaatgcttTGGTCCGAATTTCACTCTTTTATGTGGTAAATTGGATGTAGACAGTTAGTGTTACACGCTTGAACAAAACTTACTAACATAAAGAAGACATTACAGACTACGACATCCTCACCTGTGGTTATCAACATTCCTTCTAACCTACTGTTTACAAACTCGgggacgatgatgatgatgatgatgatgatgaagaaaaaCCAGCTCGCATGCAGTGAAGCTCCAAATATCAGCCATGTCTCTACTGCCCCCTTGAAGTCAGCTTTAGTACTGCAGATGGTTTGCGTCGCAGTCTCTGGCGCCACATGGTGGTAAGAAAAAATAGAATTAGTATAATTCATTTTACCAGAGgacacagagaaaacaaagctgtttttatttactctGTCTCCGGCGGGTTCCTCCGCTTCCAATTCGATTCCTGTTAAACGGTGGAGAAAATCCATCTCTCATCTGAAAAGCAATTCTCGCGAAAGAAGGGAGATGATTGAAATGTGAAAAGGAAAGTCTCCGTCGAGGCTGTTCTGCGTTTTTGAGGGCCAGCGATGAAACTAATCACACGCAAAAAAAGTTGAAAGCAGAAGGGTGTTAAATAAAGCCTTGATTATCGGCTTAAAACAAACAGATCTGACATGGCATAGTAAGTAGGGATATTGTGCAATCGTGGTCATtatcacaaaaatacatacCAACATGGTGACCAGGTCTTGTGTCGTCCtgaattatttagcaaaaaatgcAGGATTAATGCACTAAATACACAGTCAGCCTGCCCATCAAAATAACTAGTATACATGAATATTCAAGTTTTTGAGGTCTTTTCGCATTCGGGCAAGAATGTGACTACAATGAAACTATATGAAATTAGTTTTCCAGTATGTTCAGTATAGATGTcataataatgaaacatttgtCCCATATAGCAAACGATTGCAAAATCAAGCCTCATTATATATCTGTTTATCTGTGTCAATATAAAGTTTCTATACAtaataagttattttttatattatactgtcGTCATTGGCCATGCTTCAGGGTTTTATTAGCTACATTTGAATTTTATATGCAAACTAAAACAAAGGCGTTTATTAAAGTTGTGATTCATTTTAGAGCTTATCTGTTTGATTCTCTgtaaataaatgggaaaacTACTTATGGAAACAAGGCTGCTGAAAATATCGGCTGTTACTATACTCCATAAAGGCTCGGCATAggtgctttttttatattgtaaacatAATTCagcaatttgcattttaatatctgtttttCGCGTGTAATCATATTCCACCAAAACCAAGCAATCTCTTTTATCATGAAAATTACAGGTAATATACCTTGCTCTTTGAACATTGACATTAATCAAAGCCATTATTTCCAGAGCAGATTAGCTTCATCTTGAGAAAAGATGTTGGGTTCTGTCCCAATTTCCACatgaatataataaacacacaatcaACAATTCAAATATGGGTACATATGTATTCGAGCTTCCATCTACACCTACAAGGCTGCCTCTCATCTCAAACGATGCTACAAATTGAGGAACAAAACCTGCCGTCATTTCCTCTTGCCTCAGTGCTGTCTTTAACACATGAAAGGATCTTCAGGGAGTCAGGTATCATTATAGTCGTGAAAAGCCTGTGTCCAACAATGGTCATGTCTTTATTTCCTCTAAAGATCAAAGTCACTGTATGGCTGATGAGTTTGCGGAGCTCATTACATGCTTCAGTACATGGATCCACATTTATAAGTCAATCATCTGACCGCATTCTAGTCAGCCGACTCTGCTCTGTCAAGCCCAGGGGCTGCCAGTCTCTCCACGGTTATGGAGCTAAACACTGAATTGTATTGCTTCAAGGTAatccaatcaaaatgagctggTACACCTTGAGTAGAATTTGTTGCCGTTATTTGAGATAATGAAAGGGGACCAAGCATCTCCGGCGAgaagataaaaatgcattttagtgcCTTCTTTAACAAGaagaaaatggaaatattgaTCGGTTCTGCCCCTGTGATTTCTGCTGTTGAGTGTTTGAACAGTGATATTTATGCAGGTGGTCCCAAAGATAGCTGTGCAAAGGAtggagaaaggaaaaagaaaaacatgcagcATGAATTGTCCCAGCGACAACCTATTCTGGCCAGCAACTGCTAAAAAGTCTGAAGAAAGGTATACTTTACATTTTCTCCTAAAAAAAGCATGAGATTTGTaatctgaaagaaaataaaaatagccaaCCATAGATATTGATggtatatttgcatttatatatttttaatgacattttaagtgCCATTAGGAAGAGGTttacctggaaaaaaaaagaaatgcagaatggcaacacatttaaaagtaaacactgATAGCTCACAATCACGACTTAAAACCCAAGCAGAACTTACAATTCTATATCTTTCTTGCAACAAAGTCCCTCAAAACTCAATATTTACCTTGGTTAATTTAGCTATTAGGTCAGTGAGCAGATTTCTGTGTGCAGGCTATCCCAATCTGAGGGGAGTAATTGTATGAGTCTCCCCACGGTAACAGACATGCCTACTATTTGGATAACAGTTATACAACACTGCAAAGTCAAGACAGCTAACATGACTGGAAAGCATATGGAACATCTGTTTGTTTCCATGGAGTTGGATAGGCAGCTGCAGCGCAAccattttgtttagatttttacgATGTACACAGTgcactaaaagtaaaaaaaaaaaaaaaaaaaaaaacccctcactAAAAGGGCAGAGACAAGGTTATGGTCACCATATTTAACAATCTACTTCTCCCCCAATCATCCTAAAGAGCTACCCTCCACATCCCTTAACCATTAAAGGATTTAAGTCACAACGTCACACTGGTCtcaaagcaacatttaaaaGCTGGAAGGTTTGAAGAGAGCGATACCCTACATGAAACggtaaaaatgcaaattaggAAAGAGAAAAACCAAGACCAAGTCACTtccattaatgcattttattgcttCAAGTCACAGAATTACACACTAGTCTAATGAGCCAAATTACAAGGATCATCCTGTAGAAGAGTCCTGGGAAGGGTCCTGGTCATAGCTACTTGAGTCAATAGACTGACCAGATAATTGACCCTGTAAGTCTCCTTGGACACGTGACACTACAGATGAAGTCATGGAGTCTGAGGGGTACTGAACTGAAGCAGGCACACCAGGAGATATTTGGCTGCCGATTGCGGAGCCAGCAGCAGCTTGAGCCAAGAGCTTAGTGGGTCTGAGCCCGACAAAGAAACTTGAGGTCTGAGAAGTAGACACAGGACTCTGAGGGGGAGAGTTGCCGAGAGGCACAGCCATGCCAGAAGCCTGAAACCCTTGTTTTTGAGGTGCCTGCGAGCCAGTTGAGGGGGATCCACTTGAAGCGGCATTGCAATTACAGGACACAGAAGGGGCACGATGGTTACAGGAATGAATCTTGAGGGGTGCACCACTAGAGGTACTTCCTGTCTGAGCAGGCACATAAAGATTAGAACCTGCCAGCTGAGTTCCAGCCACACTCTGAGAGTCTGATGAATACGGACCAGAAGAGCTTTGATCGCTTGTAGACTGGCTAGACAAACTGAGGGAAGACCCACGTTTGGCATATGCAGAAGACCCAGGACTAGACGGACTTGAGACATCTTGAGACGGCCTGGACAGGCCACTATATCCAACACTTCCTTGAGTGGAGGCGAACTGGCCAGTACTTGCTACAGAGGAAAGAGTAGGGAACCTACTGAGAGCCTTGGAGCCTTGAGATGGAGCACCACTCTGTAACACGACTGTACCAGAGGTCTGAAAACCTTGTGACCAACTAGGGGAAGATTGCCATTTAGATGGTTGGAGCCGCGACACTGAGGGTACACGTTGAGCAGCCAGACCATACACAGGCACTTTTGCACTGGGGGGCATAGGGTCATACAGGCTAGAGATACTTGGCAGCTGCAGAGTTGAAAGATCAGTGGAGGTGCTTCCTGTCTGCACAGGTGCATAGTTAGTAGAACCCTGTACCCAAGTGCCAGCACTGCTCTGGGAGCTTGGTGTATACTGACTGGAAGCACTTTGTCCACTGGTAGACTGACCAACACCTAGGGGTGAGGCAGGAAATTTGCCATATCCAGGACTATATAGTTTTGATGTACTTTGAGGTTGAACGGCCAAGCCACTATATTTCACTCTTGCGTCCTGAGCAGAGGCAAATTTGCTGGGACTTGCTGCTGAGGTAATGGAGAATCTACTGGGAACCTTAGAACCTTGAGGGGGAGAGCTACTGTCTGATGTCACCGCTCCAGAGGCCTGAAATCCTTGGG
It contains:
- the zgc:111868 gene encoding endochitinase A, which encodes MMVLSAMDLGWRRVHLLVFLTFLKYAFGYEGWIPQDVQPQQDWPIHKHFSPRGLQSSVLTAPATGSIPFEEVAPNVVPGKSTSGSLALSQSTGSKNIPGLYVKLLAAPPVFSQSTSGQSSNRPYTSSSRSPVGPPLKTSYQYVPVQGGIYGPSAQRQGTSSQYAPGLSLGEKLPMSSQYYQATQSGSPSPSWVSPKWRPSASVSQGLQASGAAVLQGSGTSQSSSWSPSRSPVLSSAGGSISQKAPVTLVAKVPVYSQAAQSGQPSQWQPSATRLQFSGLGASQSSPPSQDPSQSASSLYSLVSPAYGKPSSSLLDVSSQSASGQSSYTKYTPISQRRAGTQLPDSSPYVPVSTSTDGSLLQLQGTAALSGPPTLDAKVPVYSQGVPSGSSALTQTSWLKPSTSRWSQGFQASGAVTSDSSSPPQGSKVPSRFSITSAASPSKFASAQDARVKYSGLAVQPQSTSKLYSPGYGKFPASPLGVGQSTSGQSASSQYTPSSQSSAGTWVQGSTNYAPVQTGSTSTDLSTLQLPSISSLYDPMPPSAKVPVYGLAAQRVPSVSRLQPSKWQSSPSWSQGFQTSGTVVLQSGAPSQGSKALSRFPTLSSVASTGQFASTQGSVGYSGLSRPSQDVSSPSSPGSSAYAKRGSSLSLSSQSTSDQSSSGPYSSDSQSVAGTQLAGSNLYVPAQTGSTSSGAPLKIHSCNHRAPSVSCNCNAASSGSPSTGSQAPQKQGFQASGMAVPLGNSPPQSPVSTSQTSSFFVGLRPTKLLAQAAAGSAIGSQISPGVPASVQYPSDSMTSSVVSRVQGDLQGQLSGQSIDSSSYDQDPSQDSSTG